One Candidatus Atelocyanobacterium thalassa isolate ALOHA genomic window, GCTGTTATCTTAGAACTGGTTTTCTTTTTTATTGTAAATAGAGTAATTAATAAGAATAATCAAAGTATTGCCTTACCTTTATTATCTATTTATAGTTTGTTGTCTGGATATACTCTCAGTGGTATTGTTTATATTGCTTTAGGAACTGAAGGAGTAGGAATTCAAGGAGTAGGAATTTCAGCTTTTGGATGTGGAGCCACTTTTATTATTGCCCGTAGCATTGGAACAAACTTATCAGATCAAGATGGGATGGCTTTAACGAAAACAGTTCAATTAGGATTAATAGCTCTCTTGGCAGTAATTATAGGGCAATTTATATTTTCTATTTTTGGCTTCTACACACCGTCATGGTTAGAGATAGCATTTTCTGGATTAGGAGTATTTTTATTTGCAGGAGCTGCAGTGGTTGACTTTTACGTGCTTCCTCGTAGTTACAATGATAAACAGTATCTTGCTGCAGC contains:
- a CDS encoding Bax inhibitor-1/YccA family protein — its product is MSNTSNFRKAINESQKKDIVGPNVIANALPIVGSGLILTGLGTYGGLGIINSYPETFSSTFVIAVILELVFFFIVNRVINKNNQSIALPLLSIYSLLSGYTLSGIVYIALGTEGVGIQGVGISAFGCGATFIIARSIGTNLSDQDGMALTKTVQLGLIALLAVIIGQFIFSIFGFYTPSWLEIAFSGLGVFLFAGAAVVDFYVLPRSYNDKQYLAAALSMYLTYINLFVFILRLVISLNDRDNN